A stretch of Camelina sativa cultivar DH55 chromosome 18, Cs, whole genome shotgun sequence DNA encodes these proteins:
- the LOC104760456 gene encoding alpha N-terminal protein methyltransferase 1 yields MLLSLYSPFVSIGHFHCHNHQNHISPPPSTTKLASPPYLYRRKKERRSVTTLFSDSMEICGVDSEGKEFDSVQDMWREEIGEEGDETRKTQWYRDGVSYWEGVEASVDGVLGGYGHVNDADIIGSEVFLKTLMQERLVNGGANQHLVALDCGSGIGRITKNLLVRYFNEVDLLEPVEQFLNAARENLASAGSETHKATNFFCIPLQEFTPAAGRYDVIWVQWCIGHLTDDDFVSFFNRAKGCLKPGGFLVVKENNAKKGFVLDKEDHSITRSDPYFKQLFRRCGLHLYRTKDQKGLPQELFAVKMYALTVDTPPKIHRTRSKTHSNRPQIIK; encoded by the exons atgttGTTGTCTCTATACAGCCCATTCGTTTCAATTGGCCACTTCCATTGCCACAACCACCAAAACCATATCTCACCGCCGCCGTCGACGACGAAACTTGCTTCACCACCGTATCTGTACCGAcggaagaaagagaggagaagcGTTACAACACTCTTTTCTGATTCCATGGAGATTTGTGGCGTAGATTCTGAAGGGAAAGAGTTTGATAGCGTACAAGACATGTGGAGAGAAgaaattggagaagaaggagacgaAACTAGAAAAACCCAATGGTACAGAGATGGTGTTTCTTATTGGGAA GGTGTTGAAGCTTCGGTTGATGGAGTATTAGGAGGATATGGTCATGTGAATGATGCTGATATTATAGGAAGTGAAGTGTTTCTTAAGACTCTTATGCAAGAAAGATTAGTAAATGGTGGAGCTAATCAGCATTTAGTAGCTCTTG ATTGTGGTTCTGGTATTGGGAGAATCACCAAGAATCTTCTGGTTCGTTATTTTAACGAg GTTGATCTTCTTGAGCCTGTAGAGCAATTTTTGAATGCAGCTCGTGAAAACTTGGCATCTGCGGGCTCAGAAACGCACAAAGCAACCAACTTTTTCTGTATCCCTCTTCAG GAGTTTACTCCAGCTGCTGGAAGATATGATGTCATATGGGTTCAATGGTGCATTGGGCATCTCACTGATGATgactttgtttctttctttaaccGCGCAAAG GGCTGCCTAAAACCTGGTGGGTTTCTTGTCGTGAAGGAGAATAATGCTAAAAAAG GATTTGTTTTGGATAAAGAGGATCATAGCATCACCAGATCGGATCCCTACTTCAAACAACTCTTTCGCCGATGTGGGTTACATCTCTATAGAACAAAG GATCAAAAAGGTCTCCCACAAGAGTTATTCGCTGTAAAAATGTATGCTTTAACGGTTGACACACCACCCAAAATCCACCGAACCAGATCAAAAACTCATAGCAACAGACCGCAGATTATCAAATGA